From Fundulus heteroclitus isolate FHET01 chromosome 5, MU-UCD_Fhet_4.1, whole genome shotgun sequence, a single genomic window includes:
- the rps3a gene encoding 40S ribosomal protein S3a, which translates to MAVGKNKRLTKGGKKGAKKKIVDPFSKKDWYDVKAPAMFNIRNIGKTLVTRTQGTRIASDGLKGRVFEVSLADLQNDEVAFRKFKLITEDVQGKNCLTNFHGMDLTRDKMCSMVKKWQTMIEAHVDVKTTDGYLLRLFCVGFTKKRTNQIRKTSYAQHQQVRQIRKKMMEIMTREVQTNDLKEVVNKLIPDSVGKDIEKACQSIYPLHDVYVRKVKMLKKPKFELGKLMELHGEGGATGAAKASGDDTGAKVERADGYEPPIQETV; encoded by the exons ATGGCAGTCGGCAAGAATAAGAGGCTGACCAAAGGCGGCAAAAAAGGTGCCAAAAAGAAGAT CGTCGATCCTTTCTCCAAGAAGGACTGGTATGATGTTAAGGCACCGGCCATGTTCAACATCCGCAACATTGGCAAAACCTTGGTCACCAGGACTCAGGGAACCA GAATCGCCTCTGACGGTCTGAAGGGACGCGTGTTCGAGGTGAGCCTCGCCGACCTGCAGAACGACGAGGTGGCCTTCCGCAAGTTCAAGCTCATCACTGAGGATGTTCAGGGCAAGAACTGCCTCACCAACTTCCACGGCATGGACCTGACCCGCGACAAGATGTGCTCCATGGTCAAGAAGTGGCAG ACCATGATCGAAGCCCATGTGGACGTCAAGACTACCGACGGATACCTCCTTCGTCTTTTCTGCGTGGGTTTCACAAAGAAGCGCACCAACCAGATCAGAAAGACCTCCTACGCCCAGCACCAGCAGGTCCGCCAGATCCGCaagaagatgatggagatcatGACGCGTGAGGTCCAGACAAACGACCTGAAGGAGGTGGTCAACAAGCT GATCCCTGACAGTGTTGGCAAGGACATCGAGAAGGCCTGCCAGTCCATCTACCCCCTCCACGACGTCTACGTCCGCAAGGTCAAGATGCTGAAGAAGCCCAAGTTTGAAT tgggCAAACTGATGGAGCTCCACGGTGAAGGCGGTGCCACCGGTGCTGCAAAGGCTTCTGGTGACGACACCGGGGCCAAGGTGGAGAGGGCTGACGGCTATGAGCCCCCCATCCAGGAGACTGTTTAG
- the sh3d19 gene encoding SH3 domain-containing protein 19 isoform X1 — translation MEGLFIALFVFAVLVLCFASFHNQKMPETLRTEEEDEEEEEGQRRTQQDRVQTTDPTARTKANPPPHSQGPLSSLRAAIKRTRSNSQGDNRTERRRPNITIVSVEPLARNTWFTGGPVVFPPQAGWSTGVQTVSQPPPSYDQVIKEKTRTDHPAKPTAAPRQNLCEAAGGADTDPVRKESDSHCGATSSHAERRPAAKKPQKPPRSSVPKASDGTRGVKVVTRTPEPTNRPTEGSNCDPDLRGFEKAGSRHTSVRSVTVHWNAPANHRADVSVEPAAPKLENTQRPVPRPRTKLPNKPRTEEDQDLIGLGEDCDTFQSHSPEVPTNKYLEELLEVFVERDECEDGRCFTDQSCDKLLDDDAVAEMSANHNRHNISARIRAFESQAGAEEANGSQQATPGLPPRRASYKPPVASKPSVALKPKDRNDPGQNTTASQNQEPAPRPKPPIKPARQSVREELEALHSRGGLPHRPPPFGLTRTNSIHEEEPGATVPPVPPGKPFKEPLTPNLNINNHNSHTENKTVDGPCKKVPLVPQYSLDGSGGAARRQSTGRRPTTIRVPSKAASLEDNFEDDAAPPLPARKPIGSMKSPVSYKQSPTRSKSVQSNFSTGPEPPLPPRKPGGNHNLPPRPPPAKTGPGRPPAPSLQAAGRSQSAPQWPSPKPPPKLQAQKPTKKGLVLPPRPSPGHRLYNDYVLPLPHGIATEDFDGSSTGEPTLQKNEVLLLLEKVNNNEFECKIGDVTGRVHKSRMKIITPLDSDWSCLQDAEATASGGGSGELKVKALYDFDPEGPGELKLSAGDVVTRVEKVDNQWYRGTCKGSAGFFPINYVQVLSHSPKPLPEKKAKKEAASVSGPRCVARFEFEGEHSDELSFLEGDVIQLKEYVGEDWARGKVGNSVGIFPLNFVEIVEDLPPPPNQQLAARVALPGLAVPSPIAQPAPATPAQAASSGVEWVVAVYDYAAKTQDELSFQKDDCILITEHLNEEWSCGRLNGREGVFPRGFTEPSGMQQGSSLQDGDAGGVRGKALYDFTSECEEELSLKAGDIVTNLESVDDEWFLADLRGKRALVPKNYVQVLD, via the exons ATGGAGGGCCTGTTTATTGCTCTGTTCGTTTTTGCTGtgcttgttttgtgttttgcatcGTTTCACAACCAGAAGATGCCAGAGACCCTGCGTACagaagaggaggatgaagaagaagaagaggggcAGCGCAGAACTCAGCAGGACAGAGTTCAGACAACAG ATCCAACAGCAAGAACCAAAGCAAATCCTCCGCCCCACAG ccaaGGTCCTCTGTCTTCGCTACGAGCTGCTATCAAGAgaa CAAGATCAAACTCTCAAGGTGACAACAGAACAGAGAGGAG GCGACCAAACATCACCATCGTCTCGGTCGAACCTCTGGCCAGAAACACCTGGTTCACCGGAGGCCCCGTCGTTTTCCCGCCTCAAGCCGGCTGGTCCACTGGCGTCCAGACTGTCTCACAG CCCCCACCATCCTATGACCAGGTGATTAAAGAGAAAACGCGGACAGATCACCCGGCCAAGCCCACTGCCGCCCCACGCCAGAACCTCTGCGAGGCTGCGGGTGGAGCAGATACTGACCCGGTTAGGAAAGAGAGTGATTCACACTGCGGCGCCACCTCATCACACGCAGAGCGACGCCCTGCAG CTAAAAAGCCCCAGAAGCCTCCAAGGTCTTCAGTGCCTAAAGCATCGGACGGAACCAGAGGCGTCAAGGTTGTAACAAGAACCCCAGAACCCACAAACAGGCCTACAGAGGGTTCTAACTGTGACCCGGACCTAAGGGGGTTTGAGAAGGCCGGCTCCCGTCATACGAGCGTCAGATCTGTGACTGTCCACTGGAACGCTCCTGCAAATCACCGAGCCGATGTTTCTGTTGAACCTGCTGCTCCAAAGCTAGAGAACACCCAGAGACCAGTCCCACGTCCCCGGACAAAACTGCCCAACAAGCCGAGAACAGAGGAGGACCAGGATTTGATCGGACTCGGAGAAGACTGCGACACATTTCAGTCTCATTCGCCAGAAGTTCCCACCAATAAGTACCTAGAGGAACTGCTGGAGGTCTTTGTAGAACGTGACGAGTGTGAGGACGGCAGATGCTTCACTGACCAATCGTGTGATAAGTTGCTGGATGACGATGCTGTCGCAGAAATGAGCGCCAACCACAATCGTCACAACATCAGTGCCAGGATCCGGGCGTTTGAGAGCCAAGCTGGCGCCGAAGAGGCAAATGGATCCCAACAAGCCACGCCTGGTCTTCCACCGAGGAGGGCCAGCTACAAACCCCCGGTTGCTTCCAAACCTTCCGTAGCGCTTAAACCCAAAGATAGAAATGACCCGGGTCAAAATACGACGGCTTCACAGAACCAAGAACCGGCCCCCAGACCCAAGCCTCCAATAAAACCAGCGAGGCAGTCTGTGAGAGAGGAGCTGGAGGCTTTACACAGCAGGGGGGGTCTGCCGCACAGACCGCCACCGTTTGGGTTGACCAGAACCAACAGCATTCACGAAGAGGAACCGGGGGCAACGGTCCCGCCCGTACCTCCGGGGAAGCCGTTCAAAGAGCCGCTCACACCCAACCTGAACATAAACAACCACAACTCGCACACAGAGAACAAGACTGTGGACGGCCCATGCA AGAAAGTGCCGCTGGTACCTCAGTATAGTTTGGACGGCAGCGGAGGAGCTGCCAGAAGACAAAGTACGGGGAGACGACCGACCACCATCAGGGTTCCTAGCAAGGCTGCGTCGCTGGAAG ATAACTTCGAGGATGACGCCGCTCCTCCTCTTCCAGCGAGGAAGCCCATAGGCTCCATGAAATCCCCCGTGAGCTATAAGCAAAGCCCTACACGCTCAAAGTCAGTTCAG AGCAATTTTAGCACAGGACCAGAGCCGCCGCTTCCACCCAG GAAGCCCGGTGGGAACCATAACCTCCCGCCCCGCCCTCCTCCAGCCAAAACAGGCCCTGGAAGACCCCCCGCACCCAGCCTTCAGGCAGCCGGTCGATCTCAGTCCGCACCCCAGTGGCCCTCACCCAAACCCCCGCCGAAGCTCCAGGCGCAGAAGCCCACCAAGAAAGGACTGGTGTTGCCTCCGAGGCCCAGTCCAGGTCACCGTCTGTACAACGATTACGTG CTTCCACTCCCCCACGGGATCGCTACTGAGGACTTTGATGGGAGCAGCACGGGGGAGCCGACGCTACAG aaaaatgaagtccTCCTGCTTCTGGAAAAGGTCAACAACAATGAATTTGAGTGCAAGATTGGAGACGTCACAGGCAGAGTCCACAAGTCTCGGATGAAAATCATAACTCCTCTGGATTCTGACTGGTCTTGCCTGCAG GACGCAGAGGCCACTGCATCTGGTGGAGGCAGTGGTGAGCTAAAGGTGAAGGCTTTGTATGATTTTGATCCAG AAGGTCCAGGGgagctgaagctcagtgcagGAGATGTTGTGACCAGGGTGGAGAAGGTGGACAACCAGTGGTACAGAGGCACCTGTAAAGGATCTGCAGGTTTCTTTCCCATCAATTATGTTCAAGTTCTG TCACATTCACCAAAACCTTTACCCGAGAAGAAGGCAAAGAAAGAAGCTGCCTCTGTCAG CGGTCCGAGGTGTGTGGCCAGGTTCGAGTTTGAAGGGGAGCACAGCGACGAGCTGTCGTTCCTGGAGGGGGACGTGATCCAGCTGAAGGAGTACGTGGGAGAGGACTGGGCTCGGGGCAAGGTCGGCAACTCCGTCGGCATCTTCCCGCTGAACTTTGTGGAGATCGTCGAGGATCTGCCTCCGCCCCCCAATCAGCAGCTGGCGGCTAGGGTGGCGCTGCCTG GCCTCGCGGTTCCTTCTCCCATTGCCCAGCCAGCACCAGCCACACCTGCTCAG GCGGCCTCGTCCGGCGTGGAGTGGGTGGTGGCCGTGTACGACTACGCGGCCAAGACCCAAGACGAGCTTTCGTTCCAAAAGGACGACTGCATTCTGATCACCGAGCACCTGAACGAGGAGTGGAGCTGCGGCAGACTCAACGGCAGAGAGGGCGTGTTCCCCAGGGGTTTCACCGAGCCCTCGG GGATGCAGCAGGGTAGCAGCCTGCAGGATGGAGATGCTGGCGGCGTGAGGGGAAAGGCTCTTTATGACTTTACGTCCGAATGTGAGGAGGAGCTCTCGCTAAAG GCCGGGGACATCGTTACCAACCTGGAGTCCGTTGACGATGAATGGTTCCTGGCGGACTTGAGGGGAAAACGAGCCCTTGTCCCTAAAAACTATGTGCAAGTCCTTGACTGA
- the sh3d19 gene encoding SH3 domain-containing protein 19 isoform X2, producing MKHNKAVPLFCWERAVVLLPASSSQSPRNSQEARISAGLFSTFIPQTTHRSNSKNQSKSSAPQPRSSVFATSCYQEKSNSQGDNRTERRRPNITIVSVEPLARNTWFTGGPVVFPPQAGWSTGVQTVSQPPPSYDQVIKEKTRTDHPAKPTAAPRQNLCEAAGGADTDPVRKESDSHCGATSSHAERRPAAKKPQKPPRSSVPKASDGTRGVKVVTRTPEPTNRPTEGSNCDPDLRGFEKAGSRHTSVRSVTVHWNAPANHRADVSVEPAAPKLENTQRPVPRPRTKLPNKPRTEEDQDLIGLGEDCDTFQSHSPEVPTNKYLEELLEVFVERDECEDGRCFTDQSCDKLLDDDAVAEMSANHNRHNISARIRAFESQAGAEEANGSQQATPGLPPRRASYKPPVASKPSVALKPKDRNDPGQNTTASQNQEPAPRPKPPIKPARQSVREELEALHSRGGLPHRPPPFGLTRTNSIHEEEPGATVPPVPPGKPFKEPLTPNLNINNHNSHTENKTVDGPCKKVPLVPQYSLDGSGGAARRQSTGRRPTTIRVPSKAASLEDNFEDDAAPPLPARKPIGSMKSPVSYKQSPTRSKSVQSNFSTGPEPPLPPRKPGGNHNLPPRPPPAKTGPGRPPAPSLQAAGRSQSAPQWPSPKPPPKLQAQKPTKKGLVLPPRPSPGHRLYNDYVLPLPHGIATEDFDGSSTGEPTLQKNEVLLLLEKVNNNEFECKIGDVTGRVHKSRMKIITPLDSDWSCLQDAEATASGGGSGELKVKALYDFDPEGPGELKLSAGDVVTRVEKVDNQWYRGTCKGSAGFFPINYVQVLSHSPKPLPEKKAKKEAASVSGPRCVARFEFEGEHSDELSFLEGDVIQLKEYVGEDWARGKVGNSVGIFPLNFVEIVEDLPPPPNQQLAARVALPGLAVPSPIAQPAPATPAQAASSGVEWVVAVYDYAAKTQDELSFQKDDCILITEHLNEEWSCGRLNGREGVFPRGFTEPSGMQQGSSLQDGDAGGVRGKALYDFTSECEEELSLKAGDIVTNLESVDDEWFLADLRGKRALVPKNYVQVLD from the exons ATGAAACACAATAAGGCCGTCCCTCTTTTCTGTTGGGAGCGGGCGGTGGTGTTACTGCCGGCTTCAAGTTCTCAGTCACCCAGAAACAGCCAGGAGGCACGGATCTCGGCGGGATTATTCTCCACTTTTATTCCCCAAACAACTCACAG ATCCAACAGCAAGAACCAAAGCAAATCCTCCGCCCCACAG ccaaGGTCCTCTGTCTTCGCTACGAGCTGCTATCAAGAgaa ATCAAACTCTCAAGGTGACAACAGAACAGAGAGGAG GCGACCAAACATCACCATCGTCTCGGTCGAACCTCTGGCCAGAAACACCTGGTTCACCGGAGGCCCCGTCGTTTTCCCGCCTCAAGCCGGCTGGTCCACTGGCGTCCAGACTGTCTCACAG CCCCCACCATCCTATGACCAGGTGATTAAAGAGAAAACGCGGACAGATCACCCGGCCAAGCCCACTGCCGCCCCACGCCAGAACCTCTGCGAGGCTGCGGGTGGAGCAGATACTGACCCGGTTAGGAAAGAGAGTGATTCACACTGCGGCGCCACCTCATCACACGCAGAGCGACGCCCTGCAG CTAAAAAGCCCCAGAAGCCTCCAAGGTCTTCAGTGCCTAAAGCATCGGACGGAACCAGAGGCGTCAAGGTTGTAACAAGAACCCCAGAACCCACAAACAGGCCTACAGAGGGTTCTAACTGTGACCCGGACCTAAGGGGGTTTGAGAAGGCCGGCTCCCGTCATACGAGCGTCAGATCTGTGACTGTCCACTGGAACGCTCCTGCAAATCACCGAGCCGATGTTTCTGTTGAACCTGCTGCTCCAAAGCTAGAGAACACCCAGAGACCAGTCCCACGTCCCCGGACAAAACTGCCCAACAAGCCGAGAACAGAGGAGGACCAGGATTTGATCGGACTCGGAGAAGACTGCGACACATTTCAGTCTCATTCGCCAGAAGTTCCCACCAATAAGTACCTAGAGGAACTGCTGGAGGTCTTTGTAGAACGTGACGAGTGTGAGGACGGCAGATGCTTCACTGACCAATCGTGTGATAAGTTGCTGGATGACGATGCTGTCGCAGAAATGAGCGCCAACCACAATCGTCACAACATCAGTGCCAGGATCCGGGCGTTTGAGAGCCAAGCTGGCGCCGAAGAGGCAAATGGATCCCAACAAGCCACGCCTGGTCTTCCACCGAGGAGGGCCAGCTACAAACCCCCGGTTGCTTCCAAACCTTCCGTAGCGCTTAAACCCAAAGATAGAAATGACCCGGGTCAAAATACGACGGCTTCACAGAACCAAGAACCGGCCCCCAGACCCAAGCCTCCAATAAAACCAGCGAGGCAGTCTGTGAGAGAGGAGCTGGAGGCTTTACACAGCAGGGGGGGTCTGCCGCACAGACCGCCACCGTTTGGGTTGACCAGAACCAACAGCATTCACGAAGAGGAACCGGGGGCAACGGTCCCGCCCGTACCTCCGGGGAAGCCGTTCAAAGAGCCGCTCACACCCAACCTGAACATAAACAACCACAACTCGCACACAGAGAACAAGACTGTGGACGGCCCATGCA AGAAAGTGCCGCTGGTACCTCAGTATAGTTTGGACGGCAGCGGAGGAGCTGCCAGAAGACAAAGTACGGGGAGACGACCGACCACCATCAGGGTTCCTAGCAAGGCTGCGTCGCTGGAAG ATAACTTCGAGGATGACGCCGCTCCTCCTCTTCCAGCGAGGAAGCCCATAGGCTCCATGAAATCCCCCGTGAGCTATAAGCAAAGCCCTACACGCTCAAAGTCAGTTCAG AGCAATTTTAGCACAGGACCAGAGCCGCCGCTTCCACCCAG GAAGCCCGGTGGGAACCATAACCTCCCGCCCCGCCCTCCTCCAGCCAAAACAGGCCCTGGAAGACCCCCCGCACCCAGCCTTCAGGCAGCCGGTCGATCTCAGTCCGCACCCCAGTGGCCCTCACCCAAACCCCCGCCGAAGCTCCAGGCGCAGAAGCCCACCAAGAAAGGACTGGTGTTGCCTCCGAGGCCCAGTCCAGGTCACCGTCTGTACAACGATTACGTG CTTCCACTCCCCCACGGGATCGCTACTGAGGACTTTGATGGGAGCAGCACGGGGGAGCCGACGCTACAG aaaaatgaagtccTCCTGCTTCTGGAAAAGGTCAACAACAATGAATTTGAGTGCAAGATTGGAGACGTCACAGGCAGAGTCCACAAGTCTCGGATGAAAATCATAACTCCTCTGGATTCTGACTGGTCTTGCCTGCAG GACGCAGAGGCCACTGCATCTGGTGGAGGCAGTGGTGAGCTAAAGGTGAAGGCTTTGTATGATTTTGATCCAG AAGGTCCAGGGgagctgaagctcagtgcagGAGATGTTGTGACCAGGGTGGAGAAGGTGGACAACCAGTGGTACAGAGGCACCTGTAAAGGATCTGCAGGTTTCTTTCCCATCAATTATGTTCAAGTTCTG TCACATTCACCAAAACCTTTACCCGAGAAGAAGGCAAAGAAAGAAGCTGCCTCTGTCAG CGGTCCGAGGTGTGTGGCCAGGTTCGAGTTTGAAGGGGAGCACAGCGACGAGCTGTCGTTCCTGGAGGGGGACGTGATCCAGCTGAAGGAGTACGTGGGAGAGGACTGGGCTCGGGGCAAGGTCGGCAACTCCGTCGGCATCTTCCCGCTGAACTTTGTGGAGATCGTCGAGGATCTGCCTCCGCCCCCCAATCAGCAGCTGGCGGCTAGGGTGGCGCTGCCTG GCCTCGCGGTTCCTTCTCCCATTGCCCAGCCAGCACCAGCCACACCTGCTCAG GCGGCCTCGTCCGGCGTGGAGTGGGTGGTGGCCGTGTACGACTACGCGGCCAAGACCCAAGACGAGCTTTCGTTCCAAAAGGACGACTGCATTCTGATCACCGAGCACCTGAACGAGGAGTGGAGCTGCGGCAGACTCAACGGCAGAGAGGGCGTGTTCCCCAGGGGTTTCACCGAGCCCTCGG GGATGCAGCAGGGTAGCAGCCTGCAGGATGGAGATGCTGGCGGCGTGAGGGGAAAGGCTCTTTATGACTTTACGTCCGAATGTGAGGAGGAGCTCTCGCTAAAG GCCGGGGACATCGTTACCAACCTGGAGTCCGTTGACGATGAATGGTTCCTGGCGGACTTGAGGGGAAAACGAGCCCTTGTCCCTAAAAACTATGTGCAAGTCCTTGACTGA